In Larimichthys crocea isolate SSNF chromosome XI, L_crocea_2.0, whole genome shotgun sequence, the sequence GATAAATgtcaatttttaaaatatgtttcattttaggctgtagtttcagtttttaattaacttttgcAGTCCTATAATGTCATATTAGTCATGAgttattttattcatctgtttttatttaatttagtaTTTTTCAACGTTCAAAGAACCTTTAAAGAGTATCCGTGCTAAAACCTGAACTTCCTGTTCACTGAACCTCATTTCCACTATAGAGAtacaatacagacacacaatgacatattttatatgattcatgtttatgtttttctttgctttctctaTACAGGTCTTCACATGCTGGTGAGCACAGGATCATCTCTACAGTCTGATAATAACAGTTCAATGTGAGATTCAGGTCCAGTCTTGCTCTTGATGACATCAAATGGATTTGTCCTGCGGTCCATCAACTGTGGCACGGAACAACTGCCTCTAAAAGGTGGAAACTTTGGGAGGAACctggctctttttttctttttccgttCTACACCTGAGAATACAGTCAAAACATTTCGGGTGAACACgctgttggtgtttttctttgtcttcagtaCATGACTGTGGCAACTCAGTCTGTGTCGTTCGCAGGCATATACTCTGTTTCATTGGTGCCGACAGCCGTGAGCATCTCTCCTCGTCtcgtgtgtctctctctcccccaggtccagcacgctactgtgttgaaaggagagagtgattagctCAACAGGATACCCTCTCTCTTGCAGCtaatgcaccacgccccctccacaatGACGTGGACAGAGCTGTTCACTTACATGTCTTTTGTAGAAGAGGATGTAGGATGACTCCCTCcgctgctcacacacagacgCTACTGTGGCATGGTTTGATGCCACTGTGGGTTATGAAAGTGAGCCAGTGGTCAGTTGTTTGGGACAGAGAGTCGTCTGGATGAACACCGTCACAGATGTAGTGTCCTGCTTCTCCATTTGAGCCAAAATGGCTGACGACGCTGATTAGACTGTAGCAGCCATCACCCTAAGAGGGAACACAGGTGATAAGAGTTTCATATTCATGTACACACATTTACTTTCACACCACCCTGGTGGTTCTATTTGTTTTCCCTCACCTGGTTGGAGGACACCACCAGGTCCCTGTGCAGCTCGACGGGGTCATGCGACTTCATCAGCTCATAGGTGGGCGAGTAGATAAAGCGTTTTAGGTGCAAGATGATCACTCTGTAGAAGGAAGTCAAAGCAGaagtatgtttatttctgttttctgtatgtttgtttctatgttttgtCACACTATCGTAATCTCACTCACTTTGGCAGGGTCTCGAATGCCATGCTCTGGCCAGATGTGTTTCCTCCACACTCACATTTGTACTCCAACTCTGACTCCTGCAGATGAGAGACAACAGGCTGCATGTTATAGAaacatgtccacacacacacaaacacaaactgcctAGGTGTGTGTTCAAGTCTGTAATGTCTGTATTATAATGATGTTGGTAATTCAAATACTCTGTGGTGTCCTAAAATAATACTAATGgggtgaaacatttttttgtttttaacctgatgcttgacattgtgtgtgtgtgtgcgcgcttcACTTGTTGCATGTCCTGGTCTTCTCGATTTCAAACACCAGGTGACGCTTAACAGGGCAGATGTATCTCCTGTTCATGTTGGCTGCAttgacctgcagcagagaggacagactCCTCATCTGGTCCAGGACTGAGGTCAAGAACTCATGAGCATCctaaacacacaagaacacataTGAGTTCATAAAGCTCTCAGGAGAAAGGTGAAATCATAAAACATGAAGCCAGTTGACTCACCTCTTGATTCTGGTCACTGAAACTTAGGCCCTGGTTCGAGGCTGCCTTCCGAAATGAGTGCAGCAAGGACATTTTATTCCGGGTATCTGAGGAGGGGTGTGCATCTCTGATTGCTATGAATGATCTGCAGAGGTGCCAGAAAAGAGATCTGttatttcactttcttctttaagTTTGTGGAGGAACTTGGGGGTCATATGAGTGATTgatattatgtgtttgtgtgtgggctGCTGTACCTAATCAGTTTTGCCTCGGGCACTGAACTCCAAACCGGCTTCTGGCACATGATGTCCGTGATCAAATCCACCATGGCAAACAGACTCTGCAGGATGGAGTTCATGTAGCAGCTCTGGTTGATGTTCGGAAACCTgacacacaaagtcaaaataAGTGAGCATCATCAGTTCTTAAGTTCataatcttttttaaaatagtacAATGAACATGTTATTGTAACCCCATGAAAATTACAGTTGGGTTTACTACGTGTATTTTATTGTTGGCttcatgttcattcattttcattaagtGTGAGTTCATTAAGAGAGCTGTTTTTGTGACTGTAATTGCTTTGAGTAGCCACAGGGGGGCGCTCAGCACTGATGCCACAACGATTTGTTACGAGCGAGATTATTAACGTTTATGGGaggaatattgttttattttcatggaCACGAGTTGTATGTATAAAAGAGGTGTTGGCTTATAATCCCCAAACTTGAGACCtctgttaaaatgaatgattatcTGACTGTACACCTCCACAGTTTGTCCGGTGAGAACAATGAATATGATGGTGACACTCTCTGTTCTTCTGAATTGTTTATTCAAGAAATGAAACAGTAGGTTTGTGTGTGGTAACTGCAAAGACAATAAGAAAAGTAcgtaaacaaatatgaaacattaaacatctgaaatagtaatgaataaaaacaatatgatatgaaataaacaagtgCGAATAATGACATATATGATGATGAAGTGAGACAGGTGATAAAACACACCGAAACACCACAtgtgataaaatgaacaaactaaatacaGTACTCACTTCTTATGGACGcacacagaatatgaaaagaaaaaaaaaacactgtcaaaaaTATGAAAGGGAGTGGTAAATCCAACTGAACTCGAATGAAAAGGAGTGCCAGCAGTGTCTCTCGGAACCGcaactgaaagaagaaaaaagagccTGAAAAAGGTCACTTCAATTAAGGCCCCTTAATTGCCGAACTGTCATTGGTCCAGGCGGTCACGGGGAGCGCATGATCTAGGTGAGTGGGTGACCTTCTGAACAGTATGTTATGAGAGTTCCAGGACGGCTGCGACCTGAGAAATTggtgtgatttgttttctttctcttttcttttttccggTGAGTTTTCTGGTTGTATGCTACGTGTCATTATGAATGCTAATATTGAATGTTATTAtgttacaaataataataataataataatcggaGATTAACCGTAAATGTTGCAAAGATGTTTCAGTGAGTTAGTATGTTGAGTGGTAAATTGAATTGTTCACCTGACGACCGTAATTTGTACTGCGCCATTTTTTGGACGCCATGTTCAAGGTTGATGAGTGTAAATTGTCCGCTAAGGTTTATGATATGTATACTTACAGGGTTTTCCCTAATTTTCTAATGCGAACAACTGTGTTAAGTTAAGTACAGATAAGAGATAATAATTTGTGCAACGTGGTTTATTTACTACTGTAAAAGACTCACATTAATGGTGACgaggttttttttatatctcataatacat encodes:
- the LOC104932760 gene encoding ubiquitin carboxyl-terminal hydrolase 37-like isoform X2 — translated: MNSILQSLFAMVDLITDIMCQKPVWSSVPEAKLIRSFIAIRDAHPSSDTRNKMSLLHSFRKAASNQGLSFSDQNQEDAHEFLTSVLDQMRSLSSLLQVNAANMNRRYICPVKRHLVFEIEKTRTCNKSQSWSTNVSVEETHLARAWHSRPCQK
- the LOC104932760 gene encoding ubiquitin carboxyl-terminal hydrolase 37-like isoform X1, with protein sequence MNSILQSLFAMVDLITDIMCQKPVWSSVPEAKLIRSFIAIRDAHPSSDTRNKMSLLHSFRKAASNQGLSFSDQNQEDAHEFLTSVLDQMRSLSSLLQVNAANMNRRYICPVKRHLVFEIEKTRTCNKSQSWSTNVSVEETHLARAWHSRPCQSE